Proteins encoded within one genomic window of Camelina sativa cultivar DH55 chromosome 19, Cs, whole genome shotgun sequence:
- the LOC104766189 gene encoding DNA-directed RNA polymerase IV subunit 7-like, producing MFIKVKLPWDVLVPAEDMDTSLMLKRAIVVRLLDAFVSKKATKKLGYFITPTILETVGEGKIKEQTGEAVFPVVFNGICFKMFKGEVLHGVVHKVHKLGVFLRSGSYETIYLSHLKMSGYEFIPGENSIFMDENMSRIEIGTRVRFVVLDTEWREAERDFIALASIDEDNLGPF from the coding sequence ATGTTCATCAAAGTCAAATTGCCATGGGACGTTTTGGTTCCAGCTGAAGATATGGACACTAGCCTCATGCTCAAGAGAGCTATTGTAGTTCGTCTACTCGATGCCTTTGTTAGCAAGAAGGCAACGAAAAAACTTGGATACTTCATAACGCCCACAATTCTTGAAACAGTCGGCGAGGGTAAGATCAAGGAACAGACTGGTGAAGCTGTGTTTCCCGTGGTTTTCAACGGAATATGCTTTAAGATGTTTAAAGGAGAGGTTCTTCATGGTGTGGTTCACAAGGTGCACAAGCTCGGTGTCTTTCTGAGATCTGGTTCTTATGAAACCATTTACCTATCACACTTGAAAATGTCTGGTTATGAGTTCATTCCAGGAGAGAACTCTATTTTCATGGATGAGAACATGTCCAGGATTGAGATTGGTACCAGAGTTCGTTTCGTCGTGTTGGATACTGAGTGGAGAGAGGCAGAGAGAGACTTCATAGCTTTGGCTAGCATCGATGAAGACAATCTTGGCCCGTTCTAA
- the LOC104766188 gene encoding putative calcium-transporting ATPase 13, plasma membrane-type, with translation MRRNVPDHAEKKKNKVVGVEVLLELPKTLSKPNKKWHLAFIKIYCSRTLLNCAKHAIRKPGLLFPRSLSYTAIDLDHHQKDDHHGDHFMMDTETLNDLVKNKNQDKLESLGGPNGLVSALKTNTRVGINEEADEIERRRLTFGSNTYTRQPSKSLFYFVVEAFKDLTILILLGCATLSLGFGIKEHGVKEGWYDGGSIFVAVFLVVAVSAVSNFRQNRQFDKLSKVSSNIKIDVVRNGRRQEISIFDIVVGDIVCLNIGDQVPADGVFVEGHSLHVDESSMTGESDHVEVSLTGNTFLFSGTKIADGFGKMAVTSVGMNTAWGQMMSHISRDTNEQTPLQSRLDKLTSSIGKVGLLVAFLVLLVLLVRYFTGTTKDESGNREYNGKQTKSDEIVNAVVKMVAAAVTIIVVAIPEGLPLAVTLTLAYSMKRMMKDQAMVRKLSACETMGSATVICTDKTGTLTLNQMKVTDFWFGLESGKASSVSQKLVELFHQGVGMNTTGSVFKAKSGTEYEFSGSPTEKAILSWAVEKLKMDMEEVTEEHNVVHVEAFNSEKKRSGVLMKKKNGEVNVVHWKGAAEKILAMCSTFYDGSGVVREIKEDDMIQFEKIIQSMAAKSLRCIAFAYSEDNEDVKKLKEEKLSLLGIVGIKDPCRPGVKKAVEDCQFAGVNIKMITGDNIFTARAIAVECGILTPEDEVNSEAVVEGEEFRNYSQEERLAKVERIKVMARSSPFDKLLMVKCLKELGHVVAVTGDGTNDAPALKEADIGLSMGIQGTEVAKESSDIVILDDNFASVATVLKWGRCVYNNIQKFIQFQLTVNVAALVINFVAAVSAGQVPLTAVQLLWVNLIMDTLGALALATEKPTNDLMKKRPIGRVAPLITNIMWRNLLAQALYQISVLLVLQFRGRSIFDVTEKVKNTLIFNTFVLCQVFNEFNARSLEKKNVFKGLHKNRLFIGIIVVTVVLQVVMVEFLKRFADTERLNWGQWGVCIAIAAASWPIGWLVKSVPVPEKHFFSYLKWKKRS, from the coding sequence ATGAGAAGAAACGTTCCTGATcatgcagagaagaagaagaacaaggtggtAGGCGTTGAGGTTCTTCTggaacttcccaaaaccctaagcaaaccaaacaagaaatgGCATTTAGCGTTCATCAAGATCTACTGTTCGAGAACTCTCCTCAACTGCGCCAAACACGCTATCCGAAAACCCGGTTTGTTGTTCCCTCGTTCCCTTTCGTACACCGCCATTGATCTTGACCACCATCAAAAAGATGATCATCATGGAGATCACTTCATGATGGATACTGAGACCTTAAACGATCTCgtcaagaacaagaaccaaGACAAACTTGAGTCTCTTGGTGGTCCTAACGGTTTAGTCTCGGCTCTGAAGACTAACACACGTGTCGGTATCAACGAAGAAGCTGATGAGATTGAACGTAGGCGTTTGACGTTCGGGTCTAATACTTACACGAGACAACCATCCAAGAGTCTCTTCTATTTCGTGGTGGAAGCGTTCAAGGACCTCACGATACTCATCCTTCTCGGTTGTGCAACGTTATCTCTCGGGTTCGGTATCAAAGAGCACGGAGTGAAAGAAGGATGGTACGATGGAGGAAGTATATTCGTAGCTGTTTTCTTGGTGGTAGCTGTCTCTGCGGTCAGTAACTTCAGACAGAACAGACAGTTCGATAAGCTCTCTAAAGTAAGTAGCAACATCAAGATCGATGTTGTTAGAAACGGACGTCGTCAAGAGATTTCGATCTTTGACATTGTCGTTGGAGATATCGTTTGTTTGAACATTGGAGATCAAGTTCCAGCGGATGGTGTGTTCGTTGAAGGACACTCGTTGCACGTTGACGAATCCAGCATGACTGGAGAAAGCGATCACGTCGAGGTTAGCTTAACCGGAAACACATTCTTGTTCTCCGGGACTAAAATAGCTGATGGGTTTGGTAAAATGGCGGTTACTTCTGTCGGAATGAACACAGCTTGGGGACAAATGATGAGTCACATCTCTCGTGACACGAACGAGCAAACTCCATTGCAGTCTCGTCTCGACAAGCTTACTTCTTCCATAGGTAAAGTTGGTTTACTTGTAGCTTTCTTGGTTCTTTTGGTTCTGTTAGTCCGTTACTTCACTGGAACAACGAAAGACGAGAGTGGAAACCGTGAGTATAATGGGAAGCAGACGAAAAGCGATGAGATAGTGAACGCTGTGGTTAAGATGGTTGCAGCAGCGGTTACAATCATTGTGGTTGCGATACCAGAAGGATTACCATTAGCTGTGACATTAACATTGGCGTATTCGATGAAGAGAATGATGAAAGATCAAGCTATGGTGAGGAAGCTCTCTGCTTGTGAGACAATGGGCTCTGCAACGGTTATCTGTACTGACAAAACCGGTACTCTGACGCTTAACCAAATGAAGGTAACTGATTTCTGGTTCGGTCTCGAGTCAGGAAAAGCTTCTTCTGTGTCTCAGAAATTGGTTGAACTGTTTCATCAAGGAGTTGGGATGAATACTACAGGGAGTGTGTTTAAGGCTAAATCAGGAACAGAGTATGAGTTCTCCGGTAGTCCAACGGAGAAAGCGATTCTGAGCTGGGCGGTTGAGAAGTTGAAGATGGATATGGAGGAAGTGACTGAAGAACATAACGTTGTTCATGTGGAAGCTTTCAattcagagaagaagagaagtggtgtgttaatgaagaagaagaatggagaaGTTAATGTTGTTCATTGGAAAGGAGCTGCTGAGAAGATTCTAGCTATGTGTTCAACGTTCTACGATGGTTCTGGAGTTGTgagagagattaaagaagatgatatgattcAGTTCGAGAAGATTATCCAATCTATGGCAGCTAAGTCTCTCCGTTGCATAGCCTTTGCGTATTCAGAAGACAATGAAGACGTCAAGAAGTTGAAAGAAGAGAAGTTGAGCTTACTTGGGATTGTTGGAATCAAAGATCCATGTAGACCTGGAGTGAAGAAAGCAGTAGAGGATTGTCAATTCGCTGGTGTAAACATCAAAATGATCACTGGAGATAACATTTTCACGGCTAGAGCAATCGCTGTAGAGTGTGGGATCTTGACACCTGAAGATGAGGTTAACAGTGAAGCAGTGGTAGAAGGAGAGGAGTTTAGAAACTACAGTCAAGAAGAAAGGTTAGCAAAAGTGGAAAGAATCAAAGTAATGGCGAGATCTTCACCTTTTGATAAGCTACTAATGGTGAAATGCCTCAAGGAGCTAGGCCATGTTGTGGCAGTTACTGGAGACGGTACTAATGATGCACCGGCGTTGAAAGAAGCTGATATCGGACTTTCTATGGGGATTCAAGGCACAGAAGTTGCGAAAGAGAGCTCTGATATTGTGATCTTGGACGATAACTTTGCTTCTGTTGCAACGGTTTTGAAATGGGGAAGATGCGTGTACAACAATATTCAGAAGTTTATTCAGTTTCAGCTCACTGTCAATGTAGCAGCTCTTGTGATCAACTTCGTGGCAGCGGTTTCAGCTGGACAAGTTCCTTTGACGGCGGTTCAGTTACTGTGGGTGAATCTGATCATGGACACACTCGGTGCATTGGCTTTAGCTACAGAGAAACCAACAAAtgatttgatgaagaagagaccTATAGGGAGAGTTGCACCATTGATCACAAACATCATGTGGAGGAATCTTTTGGCTCAAGCGTTATATCAGATCTCTGTGCTCTTGGTGCTTCAGTTTAGAGGAAGATCAATCTTCGATGTGACAGAGAAGGTGAAGAACACTTTGATCTTCAATACCTTTGTGCTTTGTCAGGTGTTCAACGAGTTTAACGCGAGgagcttggagaagaagaacgtGTTCAAGGGTTTACACAAGAACAGGCTCTTCATTGGTATTATAGTTGTGACTGTGGTTTTGCAAGTGGTGATGGTTGAGTTTCTCAAGCGATTTGCTGATACTGAGAGGTTGAACTGGGGTCAATGGGGAGTTTGCATTGCAATTGCAGCTGCATCATGGCCTATTGGATGGTTGGTGAAGTCTGTTCCTGTTCCAGAGAAACACTTCTTTAGCTACCTGAAATGGAAGAAGAGGTCATGA